A window of Thermosipho affectus contains these coding sequences:
- the hcp gene encoding hydroxylamine reductase, with amino-acid sequence MFCYQCSEASKGVGCTTVGVCGKTPEVAHLQDLIIWLVKGISYWSLKAKEYGVKDEEVNLFVAEMLFATITNVNFSVERMVEFIERAFELRDRIKHKFLDVYAQKEGKPFDEKVPEAAEWYKKGGADLYELKGMEVGVLSDKDEDIRSLKQLLIYGLKGIAAYTDHAYILKHTNDDILYFIQRGLVETLRDDITADELVSLVLEAGKFAVDAMALLDKANTTEFGNPEITEVYTGTYNTPAILVSGHDLLDLEELLKQTEGTGIMVYTHGEMLPAHAYPKLKKYKHLAGNFGSAWWKQTQEFEEFGGAILMTTNCLVPPKGSYKDRVFTTGLVGFDKLTHIPNRTDGKPKDFSPVIKKALELGPIPERKGKKLVIGFAHNQVLKLADKVIDAVKSGAIKKFVVMGGCDGRHPGREYYTEFAKKLPKDTVILTAGCAKYRYNHLDLGDIDGIPRILDAGQCNDSYSLAVIALKLKEALGLNDINELPIAYNIAWYEQKAVAVLLALLYLGIKGIRLGPVLPAFVSENVLKVLVEKFNIAPITTVEEDLKTLLA; translated from the coding sequence ATGTTTTGTTATCAATGTTCAGAGGCATCAAAAGGTGTAGGTTGTACAACCGTTGGGGTGTGTGGTAAAACGCCAGAAGTAGCACATCTTCAAGATTTAATTATTTGGCTTGTAAAGGGAATATCTTATTGGTCTTTAAAAGCAAAAGAGTACGGTGTAAAGGATGAAGAAGTTAATTTGTTTGTTGCGGAAATGTTGTTTGCAACTATTACAAATGTGAATTTTTCGGTTGAAAGAATGGTTGAATTTATTGAGAGGGCATTTGAATTAAGGGATAGAATAAAGCATAAATTTTTAGACGTATATGCACAAAAAGAGGGAAAACCATTTGACGAAAAGGTTCCAGAAGCTGCAGAATGGTATAAAAAAGGCGGGGCTGATCTATACGAATTAAAGGGAATGGAAGTAGGAGTGCTTTCGGATAAAGATGAGGATATTAGATCTCTAAAACAACTGTTGATTTACGGGTTAAAGGGTATAGCTGCATATACAGATCATGCGTATATTTTGAAGCACACAAATGATGATATTTTATACTTTATTCAAAGAGGACTTGTTGAAACATTGAGAGATGATATAACAGCAGATGAATTAGTATCCTTGGTACTAGAAGCTGGAAAATTTGCGGTAGATGCAATGGCATTACTTGATAAGGCAAATACCACAGAATTTGGAAATCCAGAGATTACAGAAGTGTATACGGGGACTTACAATACACCTGCGATATTGGTTAGTGGTCACGACTTGTTGGATCTTGAAGAATTGTTAAAACAGACAGAAGGAACGGGAATAATGGTTTATACGCACGGAGAAATGCTTCCGGCACATGCCTATCCAAAGTTAAAAAAATACAAACACCTTGCGGGAAACTTTGGAAGTGCATGGTGGAAACAAACACAGGAATTTGAAGAATTTGGTGGAGCAATATTGATGACTACAAATTGTTTAGTCCCACCAAAAGGTTCTTACAAAGACAGGGTCTTTACAACTGGACTTGTAGGATTTGATAAGCTAACACATATTCCAAATAGAACAGATGGAAAACCAAAGGATTTTTCACCTGTGATTAAGAAGGCTCTCGAGTTAGGACCAATTCCTGAGAGAAAAGGTAAAAAGCTTGTGATTGGTTTTGCACATAACCAGGTCTTAAAACTTGCAGATAAAGTAATTGACGCGGTAAAATCAGGAGCAATTAAAAAGTTTGTAGTTATGGGTGGTTGTGACGGAAGACATCCTGGAAGGGAATATTACACGGAGTTTGCAAAAAAACTTCCAAAAGATACGGTTATTTTAACTGCAGGTTGTGCAAAGTATAGGTATAACCACCTTGATTTGGGTGATATAGACGGTATTCCAAGAATTTTGGATGCAGGTCAATGTAACGATTCTTATTCGCTTGCCGTGATTGCTTTAAAATTAAAAGAAGCCCTAGGGTTAAACGATATAAACGAATTACCAATTGCGTATAATATAGCGTGGTACGAACAAAAAGCAGTTGCAGTGTTATTGGCGCTATTGTACTTGGGAATAAAAGGAATAAGATTGGGGCCAGTTTTACCGGCATTTGTTTCTGAAAATGTGTTAAAAGTGTTAGTTGAGAAATTCAATATTGCCCCTATCACAACAGTTGAAGAAGATTTAAAAACATTACTCGCATAA
- a CDS encoding glycoside hydrolase family 36 protein codes for MELLIEKEEIKNGEIITGKVKGKLGKVKIYEARLQGDIVLKGWDDNKKIDYFFATEKSFFGYLSSKIGHPFFVVKDDIVECYIDYYDTEFDDYVEIEPLVILHGNVDMLVNVYSDMVKKNLETSFSNWNPVGWSCKWNCLTNFKESLDYAKKYPFEVFQIDFWYKNIGDWEPKFSSFEEIAEEIKSYGMKPGIWIAPFVVLEGSDIFKEKKNWFVKDEKGNPKKIYNINGKGLYALDLTNNEVEEHIRNIFLRIKNAGFEYFKLDFLFAGIVKGKRKESVTPIQSYRKGLKLIRDLLGEFIVGVRAPLLPSIGYVDGMKITNMSEKGLYGALRDVITRYFMNGRWWWNAPDFSLGNNISTTQKKLFFMTVGILNNMLFLSDSLKGNLENYLFKAALKLRGGKVFVKNIGAKGYEIKAIGTNIGDVRFRLCIETEKSEFYIE; via the coding sequence ATGGAGTTGTTGATAGAAAAAGAAGAAATAAAAAACGGAGAAATAATTACGGGAAAAGTTAAAGGAAAATTGGGAAAAGTTAAGATATATGAAGCTAGACTTCAAGGGGATATTGTTTTAAAGGGATGGGATGATAACAAAAAAATTGATTATTTTTTTGCAACGGAAAAAAGTTTTTTTGGTTATTTATCTTCGAAAATTGGGCATCCATTTTTCGTGGTAAAAGATGATATAGTGGAATGCTATATAGATTATTACGACACGGAATTTGACGATTATGTAGAAATAGAACCATTGGTTATTTTGCATGGAAACGTGGATATGTTGGTGAACGTATATTCTGATATGGTTAAAAAAAATTTAGAAACTTCATTTTCCAATTGGAATCCAGTGGGGTGGTCATGTAAATGGAATTGTCTTACTAATTTCAAAGAGAGCTTAGACTATGCAAAAAAATATCCATTTGAAGTTTTTCAAATAGATTTTTGGTATAAAAATATAGGAGATTGGGAACCTAAGTTTTCATCGTTTGAAGAAATAGCAGAAGAAATCAAAAGTTATGGGATGAAACCTGGGATCTGGATAGCCCCTTTTGTAGTTTTGGAAGGATCAGATATTTTTAAAGAAAAAAAGAATTGGTTTGTAAAAGATGAAAAAGGGAATCCAAAGAAGATATACAATATAAATGGAAAAGGATTATACGCGCTCGATTTAACAAATAATGAAGTGGAAGAGCATATAAGGAATATTTTTTTAAGAATTAAAAATGCGGGATTTGAATACTTTAAGTTAGATTTTCTTTTTGCTGGTATTGTCAAAGGAAAGAGAAAGGAAAGTGTAACACCAATACAATCATACAGAAAAGGGTTAAAATTAATTAGAGACTTACTTGGTGAATTTATAGTTGGAGTAAGGGCTCCTCTTTTACCTTCTATAGGCTATGTGGATGGAATGAAGATAACGAATATGTCAGAAAAAGGTCTATATGGTGCACTAAGGGATGTTATAACAAGATATTTTATGAACGGTAGATGGTGGTGGAATGCGCCAGATTTTTCCCTTGGAAATAATATAAGTACCACCCAAAAAAAGTTGTTTTTCATGACTGTAGGAATTTTAAATAATATGTTATTTTTGTCAGATAGTCTAAAAGGAAATTTGGAGAATTACCTTTTTAAAGCAGCGTTGAAATTACGTGGAGGCAAGGTTTTTGTAAAGAATATAGGAGCAAAAGGATATGAAATAAAAGCAATTGGTACAAATATAGGGGATGTACGCTTTAGATTATGTATAGAAACGGAAAAATCGGAATTTTATATAGAGTAA
- a CDS encoding carbohydrate ABC transporter permease produces MKIKNRWTFIIFEILLIFVGLVMFAPILLAFFMSFMKPSEVFRFPPKVIPSSFYWQNYKEALKLVPLGRMLVNSLIVSVFITVGKLITGVLAGYAFSNFNFKGKKIAFSTLFVTLFLPAETVMIVPMFLLMKSLGWVNTYYALIIPFTASATNTFLMRQHFRTIPLELSDAARIDGATPMQYLLKVLLPLSKSMIGGAALINFVYAWNMYLWPLVITMDDKMKTVQIGVKMLIDAEAANNWGTIMAGTMIALAPTLLIFFLIQNLFVKSLVSSGLKG; encoded by the coding sequence ATGAAGATAAAGAATAGATGGACCTTTATTATCTTTGAAATCCTTTTAATATTTGTGGGATTGGTAATGTTTGCACCTATTTTGCTTGCCTTTTTCATGAGTTTTATGAAACCTTCAGAAGTTTTTAGGTTTCCACCGAAGGTTATTCCAAGTAGTTTTTATTGGCAAAATTATAAAGAGGCATTAAAATTGGTTCCTTTGGGAAGAATGTTGGTTAATTCTTTAATTGTTTCGGTATTTATAACTGTCGGAAAGTTGATAACGGGTGTTTTAGCGGGGTATGCATTTTCCAATTTTAATTTCAAAGGTAAAAAAATAGCCTTTTCTACGTTATTTGTAACGTTATTTTTACCAGCTGAAACTGTAATGATAGTTCCAATGTTTTTGCTAATGAAATCTCTTGGTTGGGTAAATACATACTATGCGCTGATAATTCCGTTTACCGCAAGTGCAACAAATACATTCCTTATGAGGCAACATTTTAGAACTATACCTTTGGAATTAAGTGATGCTGCAAGAATAGATGGAGCAACTCCCATGCAATATCTTTTGAAGGTATTATTACCGCTGTCAAAGTCTATGATTGGAGGTGCAGCACTTATAAACTTTGTATATGCCTGGAATATGTATCTTTGGCCACTTGTTATAACAATGGATGATAAAATGAAAACAGTACAAATAGGTGTTAAAATGCTTATTGATGCGGAAGCGGCAAACAATTGGGGAACTATTATGGCAGGTACTATGATAGCACTTGCTCCTACATTGTTGATTTTCTTTTTAATACAAAACTTATTTGTTAAGAGTTTGGTAAGTAGTGGACTAAAGGGATGA
- a CDS encoding carbohydrate ABC transporter permease, which translates to MRKLTPYFLLIPTFVIIILFIYTPAFNSFKMSFFQETYFGDKKVFVGFDNYIDLFSDNEYYNVLKNTFIYSFVSVGLTIFLSFLISQLLILDLPGTKVVRTLIFSPYAVSPAISATLWAMLFTPTAGLFSYLFQITFNLDVKWLTTKPYSMIAIIAATVWKMLPFDLIFYIAALQNIPDSILESSLMDGANGWIRMWRIKFPLVTPITFYLFIMNFTTTMFSSFGIIDIMTRGGPLNSTTNMIYRLYLDGFAFQDNGLASAQSVVMFGIMSIITYLYFKFVEGKVHYQ; encoded by the coding sequence TTGAGAAAATTAACGCCTTATTTTCTTTTAATTCCCACTTTTGTTATTATAATACTATTTATATATACGCCTGCTTTTAACTCATTTAAAATGAGTTTTTTTCAAGAAACTTATTTTGGAGATAAAAAAGTATTTGTGGGGTTTGACAACTACATAGATTTGTTTAGTGACAATGAGTATTATAACGTTTTGAAAAATACTTTTATTTATTCATTTGTAAGTGTAGGACTTACTATATTTTTATCTTTTTTGATTTCACAGCTACTAATATTGGATTTACCAGGTACAAAAGTTGTTAGAACTTTGATTTTTTCACCATATGCAGTTTCGCCTGCTATTTCTGCAACTTTGTGGGCTATGTTGTTTACACCAACTGCAGGGTTGTTTAGTTATTTATTTCAGATTACATTCAACTTAGATGTTAAGTGGTTAACAACCAAGCCATATTCAATGATTGCAATTATAGCTGCAACGGTTTGGAAGATGTTGCCGTTTGATTTAATTTTCTACATAGCAGCTCTTCAAAATATACCAGATTCCATTTTGGAATCTTCTTTAATGGATGGAGCAAATGGGTGGATTAGAATGTGGAGGATAAAATTCCCACTAGTTACACCTATAACGTTTTATTTGTTTATTATGAATTTTACAACTACGATGTTTTCATCATTTGGAATTATCGATATTATGACTCGCGGAGGACCTTTAAATAGTACAACTAACATGATATACAGACTTTATTTAGATGGTTTTGCGTTTCAGGATAACGGGCTTGCATCAGCTCAATCGGTGGTCATGTTTGGTATAATGTCGATAATTACTTATCTTTACTTTAAATTTGTCGAAGGAAAAGTTCACTATCAGTGA
- a CDS encoding ABC transporter substrate-binding protein yields the protein MKKVLIFALVILSVLSFSKVTIEFWHAMSGWRIELLENMAKEFMATHPNIEIRVQYTGSYRDTFNKTIAAVKAGNPPHVVQIYDIGTRAMIDGNIAVPIGNLIEEDPTIDLGAFLPQVLNYYTVDGKLYSMPFNSSNAILFYNKTAFKEAGLDPKRPPRTFDELIEYSRKLVKKDEKGNIIRYGLTWPTHSWFFEQLMAVQDAPLVNNDNGRGSKRPDEAVFNSEAGKRIFELLAQMTKEGLLINTKREDWSGARQIFLSGKAAMLLYSTSDVKFITETAKKNGWEVGTAFLPKPSLSIQGGVVIGGGSLWILKNHPKKEIDAAWEFVKWMTEPKQQIRWHNETGYFPVRKDAVEQLLMEGFYAEKPNYLTAIFQLLLSKQTPNTNGAIIGVFPETREIIETAYEKVINGQMTVEQALNWAAGEVTKALKKYNRLYK from the coding sequence ATGAAAAAAGTGTTAATTTTTGCTCTTGTTATTTTAAGTGTTTTAAGTTTTTCAAAGGTTACTATAGAATTTTGGCATGCTATGAGTGGATGGAGAATAGAACTATTAGAAAACATGGCAAAGGAATTTATGGCGACTCATCCAAACATAGAAATTAGGGTTCAGTATACGGGATCATATAGAGATACATTTAACAAAACGATAGCGGCTGTAAAGGCTGGAAATCCTCCACATGTTGTTCAGATTTACGATATAGGTACAAGGGCTATGATAGATGGAAATATTGCCGTTCCAATAGGAAATTTAATTGAAGAGGATCCTACAATTGATTTGGGAGCATTTTTGCCACAAGTTTTAAATTACTATACAGTGGATGGAAAGTTATATTCTATGCCATTTAACTCTTCAAATGCCATTTTATTTTACAATAAAACTGCATTTAAAGAAGCAGGTCTTGACCCAAAAAGACCACCAAGGACATTTGATGAATTAATAGAATACAGTAGAAAATTAGTAAAGAAAGATGAAAAGGGAAATATAATAAGGTATGGACTTACTTGGCCTACACACTCTTGGTTCTTTGAACAATTAATGGCTGTTCAAGATGCACCACTTGTTAATAACGACAATGGTAGGGGGAGTAAAAGACCAGATGAAGCAGTTTTTAACAGCGAAGCTGGAAAGAGAATTTTTGAACTTCTTGCACAAATGACAAAAGAAGGATTGTTAATAAATACAAAGAGAGAAGATTGGAGTGGAGCAAGGCAAATCTTTTTATCTGGAAAAGCTGCAATGTTACTGTATTCTACGTCTGATGTAAAGTTTATAACGGAAACTGCAAAGAAAAATGGTTGGGAAGTAGGAACAGCATTCCTTCCAAAGCCATCTCTTTCTATACAAGGTGGAGTTGTAATTGGTGGAGGCTCTCTCTGGATCTTGAAGAATCATCCAAAGAAAGAGATAGATGCAGCATGGGAATTTGTAAAATGGATGACAGAACCAAAACAACAGATAAGATGGCACAATGAAACAGGTTATTTCCCAGTAAGAAAAGATGCCGTAGAACAACTGTTAATGGAAGGATTCTATGCAGAAAAACCGAATTATTTGACCGCTATTTTCCAATTGTTGTTGTCAAAACAAACACCAAATACAAATGGTGCAATAATAGGTGTATTCCCGGAAACAAGGGAAATTATTGAAACAGCATATGAAAAAGTGATAAATGGTCAAATGACTGTAGAACAAGCACTTAATTGGGCTGCTGGAGAAGTAACAAAGGCACTGAAAAAATATAACAGGTTGTACAAGTAA
- a CDS encoding bifunctional diguanylate cyclase/phosphodiesterase, translating to MILAVLTINIVFVIYLLERRLYRLSKVFIHVVSILFILTFLEALKFKTNNLYIQYLENIIGLTLIPAFYVFSKDINGEKTNIKERILISIPIFLLNIPNLFLFGKSDILLENRIFSMLLVIYGAIILFLSFSNILKANIKKSIKHSIILISSTLLFYISLEILFFSKNTLRILFSVSLSFFITMFILIRRSWLNILDELKDELLMSFSDGIIVLDNQGYVLDLNKTASKILNLNFNNIINKKLEESFNNDEVIFKNNTYYIVKKLSFKNGIVYLFRNITKEMEYSKKHTIADKLFSTLFKNIPDAVAIITPKGKIIECNRQFTNLFKLKRLENIESIVPSYLKSESKLIILEVLKNGYATYETIRKAKDGKSVFVKIRAVKFEIDDKVFLYTIYTDISKEKMLSSKLSNLLEKDPLTDTFNKTYIVKQMGNLSSLLYHSLILIDIKGFKWINSIKGHKFGDQLLREVSNTLKEFTKKEGLDVIISRAQNDEFWFLIKDLDIDPINALEKTKEIIAKLKKDLSTLEQNFFIGSYVFKNSEDLEEIIRKATLSLSKAKESNKEVIYSKEIEDQIQKEIKKENLIKIAIRNQEFIPFLQPISTEDRKIIGAEVLIRWKKDGKIIPPSEFLNFLEKSRKITDVSLQIFEKVMDFLKKNPKLKFIDINISPVQIKEPDFPINYLKIMEKYNIPSQKIVFEITENLFLSYDNTVKENISRLKAEGIKLCLDDFGTGYSSLSYLRNLPFDILKIDREFVKNIDDEKNINLLKAIYSICETFNLIAIPEGVENARQLEILSMIGFKLFQGYYFGKPQSLSEFSKLIN from the coding sequence ATGATCTTAGCTGTGTTAACAATAAACATTGTTTTTGTTATATATCTACTTGAAAGGAGACTATACAGACTATCCAAAGTTTTTATTCACGTAGTTTCTATATTATTCATTCTAACATTTTTAGAAGCTTTGAAATTCAAAACAAATAACCTTTACATACAATATTTAGAAAATATCATAGGTCTCACGCTAATTCCCGCTTTTTATGTCTTTTCAAAAGATATAAACGGAGAAAAAACAAATATAAAAGAAAGAATCCTTATCTCTATTCCAATCTTCTTGCTAAACATTCCAAATTTATTTTTATTCGGTAAATCAGATATTTTACTTGAAAATAGAATATTTTCTATGTTATTAGTAATCTACGGCGCAATTATTCTTTTTCTCTCTTTTTCAAATATTTTAAAAGCAAATATAAAGAAAAGTATAAAACATAGTATTATTCTCATATCTTCAACACTGTTATTTTATATCTCCCTTGAAATATTGTTTTTTTCTAAAAATACGCTAAGAATCTTGTTTTCTGTCTCTTTATCTTTTTTCATTACTATGTTTATATTGATAAGAAGATCTTGGCTTAATATCTTAGATGAATTAAAAGACGAACTCTTAATGTCCTTTTCCGATGGAATAATAGTACTAGACAACCAAGGATACGTCTTAGACTTAAATAAAACAGCAAGCAAGATTTTAAATCTTAATTTCAACAATATAATAAATAAAAAACTAGAAGAAAGTTTTAACAACGATGAAGTAATATTCAAAAACAACACATACTATATCGTTAAAAAACTATCTTTTAAAAATGGAATTGTATACCTATTTAGAAATATTACCAAAGAAATGGAATACTCAAAGAAACACACTATAGCGGACAAACTTTTTTCTACGCTCTTTAAAAACATACCTGATGCTGTTGCAATAATCACTCCAAAAGGAAAGATAATAGAATGCAACAGACAATTTACCAACCTTTTCAAACTTAAAAGACTTGAAAATATAGAAAGTATCGTACCATCATATTTAAAATCAGAATCAAAACTCATTATACTTGAAGTCTTAAAAAATGGATATGCAACATATGAAACTATAAGAAAGGCAAAAGATGGAAAAAGCGTTTTCGTAAAAATTCGTGCGGTAAAATTTGAAATTGACGATAAAGTATTTCTTTATACGATATATACTGATATTTCCAAAGAAAAGATGCTTTCATCAAAACTTTCAAATCTACTGGAAAAAGACCCTTTAACGGACACATTTAACAAAACATACATTGTAAAACAAATGGGAAATTTATCCTCTCTTCTCTATCATTCGCTAATATTAATAGATATAAAGGGCTTTAAATGGATAAATTCCATAAAAGGACATAAGTTTGGTGATCAACTTCTAAGAGAAGTTTCAAACACGTTAAAAGAATTCACAAAAAAAGAAGGTCTTGATGTGATAATCTCAAGAGCACAAAATGACGAATTTTGGTTTTTAATAAAGGATTTGGATATAGATCCCATAAATGCGCTTGAGAAAACCAAAGAAATTATCGCAAAGCTAAAAAAAGACCTTTCAACACTAGAACAAAATTTCTTTATAGGATCTTACGTATTTAAAAATTCCGAAGATCTAGAAGAAATAATCAGAAAAGCAACCCTTTCACTTTCAAAAGCAAAAGAAAGTAATAAAGAAGTCATATATTCTAAAGAAATTGAAGACCAAATCCAAAAAGAAATAAAAAAGGAAAATCTCATAAAAATAGCAATTAGAAACCAAGAATTTATTCCTTTCCTGCAACCTATATCCACCGAAGATAGAAAGATAATTGGTGCCGAAGTATTAATAAGATGGAAAAAAGATGGAAAAATCATTCCACCTAGTGAATTTCTTAATTTTCTGGAAAAATCCAGAAAGATAACAGATGTTTCTCTACAGATTTTTGAAAAAGTTATGGATTTTTTGAAAAAAAATCCAAAACTCAAGTTTATAGATATAAATATAAGTCCCGTTCAAATTAAAGAACCAGACTTTCCAATTAATTACTTAAAGATAATGGAAAAATACAATATTCCATCCCAAAAAATCGTCTTTGAAATAACAGAAAACTTATTCTTAAGCTACGATAACACAGTAAAAGAAAATATTTCTAGATTAAAAGCAGAAGGTATAAAACTGTGTCTTGATGATTTTGGAACAGGGTATTCCTCTCTAAGTTACCTTAGAAATTTACCTTTCGACATACTAAAAATTGACAGAGAATTTGTTAAAAACATTGATGATGAAAAAAACATCAACCTTCTAAAAGCAATCTACAGTATTTGCGAAACTTTTAATCTAATAGCAATTCCTGAAGGTGTGGAAAACGCTCGACAACTTGAAATTCTTTCTATGATAGGGTTTAAACTTTTTCAAGGATATTATTTTGGCAAACCACAATCTTTAAGCGAGTTTTCAAAATTGATAAATTAA